The following proteins come from a genomic window of Candidatus Desulfatibia profunda:
- a CDS encoding FAD-dependent oxidoreductase — protein sequence MVNSEDRRQLAGAGSEHVISQIKNTFENMPYDIDLYMFTSAANDDVFTQANRQVVRAFRELTSRIAFREFDLEHDLARKWNVNSSPTLMISPERYSIRWLGAPMGEEGRTFMETLLLVGLGKSHLGGQALKVIKKINTPRNIKVFVSPTCPYCPQQAVNAVKAAIELPELISLEIIDIQCKPEIAQQYSAHSVPQTFANDILIGMGAQSEEVFAASLEKMEPQTVFIPESDAELVETDVVIVGGGPAGLTAGIYAVRSGMKAAVIERGVLGGQVATTPVVENYPGFTQVGGKTLVDIMVSHALEYVQIFQGEEVRDIHPGDPITVLTSRRKFQTKSVLLATGASHKHIGVPGESRLAGRGVSYCSTCDGPLFKGKKVVMVGGGNSAVTEALHLYHMGVDVTLIHWRESLRAQEVLVKNLMQNDIPVLWNTEVREIRGEERVRQILVYNNQTGEESTVDIDGVFVAIGYMPEVKLAQKIGVKLTAEGYIKRDARHRTSIPGIYSAGDVEGGYKQIVTAAGQGAEAALAIFEDLINPYWLKEKK from the coding sequence ATGGTTAATTCCGAGGATCGGCGGCAACTTGCCGGAGCGGGAAGTGAACATGTTATAAGCCAAATCAAAAATACGTTTGAGAATATGCCCTACGACATCGATCTCTATATGTTCACAAGTGCGGCAAACGATGATGTTTTTACTCAGGCCAACCGACAGGTCGTTAGGGCTTTTCGTGAACTGACATCAAGAATAGCGTTTCGGGAATTTGATTTGGAACACGATCTGGCCCGTAAATGGAATGTAAACAGCTCACCCACACTGATGATCTCCCCGGAGCGGTATTCCATCCGATGGCTCGGGGCGCCCATGGGCGAAGAAGGACGTACCTTTATGGAAACGCTGCTGCTTGTGGGTCTGGGCAAAAGCCATCTTGGTGGACAAGCCCTCAAGGTGATAAAAAAAATCAATACTCCCAGGAATATCAAGGTCTTTGTCAGCCCCACCTGTCCCTACTGTCCCCAGCAGGCCGTCAATGCGGTCAAAGCGGCCATTGAACTGCCGGAACTGATTTCCCTGGAGATCATTGATATCCAGTGCAAGCCTGAAATAGCACAGCAATATTCAGCCCACAGTGTGCCTCAGACGTTTGCCAATGATATTCTGATCGGGATGGGGGCGCAGTCTGAGGAAGTCTTTGCGGCTTCCCTTGAGAAAATGGAACCGCAGACTGTATTTATTCCGGAAAGCGATGCCGAACTCGTTGAAACCGACGTTGTCATCGTCGGAGGAGGGCCGGCCGGTCTGACGGCCGGCATTTATGCGGTTCGCAGCGGAATGAAGGCCGCAGTGATCGAGCGGGGAGTATTGGGGGGGCAGGTCGCTACGACTCCGGTGGTTGAAAACTATCCGGGATTCACCCAGGTCGGCGGCAAAACTCTGGTGGACATCATGGTCAGCCATGCCCTGGAGTATGTTCAGATTTTTCAGGGTGAAGAGGTCCGCGATATTCATCCCGGTGATCCCATAACCGTTTTAACCAGCCGGCGGAAATTTCAGACAAAGAGCGTCCTTTTGGCAACCGGCGCCAGCCATAAACATATAGGGGTTCCGGGGGAATCGCGGCTTGCGGGCAGGGGTGTGAGCTATTGCAGCACCTGTGACGGACCGCTGTTTAAAGGCAAGAAAGTGGTGATGGTCGGAGGGGGAAACAGCGCCGTTACCGAAGCCCTCCATCTGTATCACATGGGGGTGGATGTAACGCTGATACACTGGCGTGAATCCCTGAGAGCACAGGAAGTTTTGGTTAAAAATCTGATGCAGAACGACATACCGGTTCTCTGGAATACGGAAGTCAGGGAGATTCGGGGGGAGGAACGGGTTCGGCAGATTCTTGTCTATAACAACCAAACCGGTGAGGAATCGACGGTTGATATTGACGGCGTTTTTGTGGCGATCGGTTATATGCCGGAGGTGAAGCTGGCCCAAAAAATCGGGGTTAAATTAACTGCCGAGGGTTATATAAAAAGGGATGCAAGACATCGAACCA
- the hemL gene encoding glutamate-1-semialdehyde 2,1-aminomutase: MNTENSQKLFGRAVKIIPGGVNSPVRACRSVGTEPLFIKRADGCRVYDEDGNSFIDYIGSWGPMILGHSHPAVTAAISDALKRGTSFGAPTELEITLAEMVIDAVPSIEMVRMVNSGTEATMSAIRLARGVTGRDTIIKFDGCYHGHADTLLVAAGSGVATLSIPGSPGVPQSFVMHTLSLPYNDSERVRKVMDEQGQKIAGIIVEPVAGNMGLVPPADGFLETLRQVSDRYGSILIFDEVMTGFRLALGGAQSVYGIFPDVTCLGKIIGGGLPVGAYGGRREIMEHMAPQGPVYQAGTLSGNPLAMAAGIATLRQLQAPGFYDALDEKAQRLAVGLEKAVKDAGINAVVDRAGSMLGLFFTDIEVKNFADAKTSDLEMFSAYYKGMLREGVYLAPSQFEAFFVSAAHGLDHIDATVRAAEKVLKGLKK; this comes from the coding sequence ATGAACACTGAAAATTCTCAAAAACTTTTTGGTCGAGCTGTAAAAATAATCCCCGGTGGCGTGAACAGTCCGGTGCGCGCTTGTCGATCGGTGGGTACGGAGCCGCTCTTTATCAAGCGTGCGGACGGGTGCAGGGTGTATGATGAAGACGGCAACAGCTTTATCGATTATATCGGTTCGTGGGGACCCATGATCCTCGGGCACAGCCATCCTGCGGTGACGGCGGCAATTTCCGATGCTTTAAAGAGAGGTACCAGTTTTGGTGCGCCTACGGAGCTTGAAATCACACTGGCCGAGATGGTCATCGATGCCGTTCCTTCCATTGAGATGGTTCGCATGGTGAATTCCGGCACAGAAGCGACCATGAGTGCCATCCGGCTTGCCCGGGGGGTCACCGGCCGGGACACCATCATCAAATTTGACGGGTGCTACCATGGTCATGCCGACACCCTGCTTGTGGCGGCAGGTTCGGGCGTTGCCACATTGAGTATCCCCGGGAGTCCCGGCGTTCCGCAGTCATTTGTAATGCATACCCTTTCACTGCCTTACAATGACAGCGAACGTGTCAGGAAGGTAATGGACGAGCAGGGCCAGAAGATTGCCGGCATCATCGTCGAGCCTGTTGCCGGAAACATGGGGCTGGTTCCACCGGCGGACGGTTTTCTGGAAACATTAAGACAGGTGAGCGACCGCTACGGCAGCATCCTGATATTTGATGAGGTCATGACCGGTTTCAGGTTGGCGCTCGGCGGGGCTCAATCGGTGTATGGAATTTTTCCGGATGTAACCTGTCTCGGCAAAATCATCGGCGGCGGTTTGCCGGTGGGAGCTTATGGCGGCAGGCGCGAGATCATGGAACACATGGCGCCCCAGGGACCGGTATATCAGGCCGGAACCTTATCAGGGAATCCCCTGGCCATGGCTGCCGGCATTGCAACCCTGAGGCAACTCCAGGCTCCCGGTTTTTATGATGCTTTGGACGAAAAAGCACAGCGTCTGGCCGTTGGTCTTGAAAAAGCTGTAAAAGATGCAGGCATCAACGCCGTGGTCGACAGGGCCGGGTCAATGCTGGGCCTGTTTTTTACGGACATCGAAGTTAAGAATTTTGCGGATGCCAAGACCAGCGACCTTGAAATGTTTTCAGCGTATTACAAAGGCATGCTTCGAGAGGGCGTATATCTGGCCCCTTCTCAATTTGAAGCCTTTTTTGTTTCAGCGGCTCATGGTTTGGATCATATTGACGCCACGGTAAGAGCGGCAGAAAAAGTGCTGAAGGGCTTAAAGAAGTAA
- a CDS encoding RNA 2'-phosphotransferase, giving the protein MSQLRSLIQLSKLIAYALGRKPDEFGLVPDADGFIKIKELLKVIHEEDGLKYVRRAHLEEILITQPNPPIEIKGNLIRATYRDKLPQYTPAQDLPKLLYTCVRRRAYPIVLEKGLFPTTYYRVILSSDRDLAERMGKRIDPMPVLLTVQADKSAQAGTMFYSAGDTLFLTESIHKDCFTGPPLPKQKPAAIKPETSPETSRGYELRKLAGSYLIDLNAKKEHPTAAGRKKKSKDIMWAKDTKGAKRRKLKKQPPPWRQ; this is encoded by the coding sequence ATGTCCCAACTGCGATCTCTCATACAACTGTCCAAGTTGATTGCCTATGCCCTGGGGCGCAAGCCGGACGAGTTCGGTCTCGTTCCGGATGCGGACGGATTTATCAAAATCAAGGAACTTTTAAAAGTGATCCACGAAGAGGACGGCCTGAAATATGTACGCAGAGCCCACCTCGAAGAAATCCTGATCACCCAGCCAAACCCGCCGATTGAAATTAAAGGAAACTTGATTCGAGCAACATACAGAGACAAACTGCCGCAGTACACCCCGGCTCAAGACCTTCCCAAGCTCCTTTACACCTGTGTCAGAAGAAGAGCCTATCCGATTGTTCTCGAAAAGGGCCTTTTCCCGACCACCTATTACCGGGTCATTTTGTCTTCTGATCGCGACCTTGCCGAAAGGATGGGAAAGCGGATCGATCCGATGCCGGTCCTGCTGACCGTCCAAGCCGACAAGTCGGCGCAGGCAGGGACAATGTTTTACAGCGCCGGTGATACTCTCTTTCTGACCGAATCGATTCATAAAGATTGTTTCACAGGGCCGCCCCTGCCAAAACAAAAACCGGCTGCAATCAAACCGGAAACATCCCCGGAAACATCCAGGGGATACGAATTGCGCAAACTTGCCGGCAGTTATTTGATAGATCTTAACGCTAAAAAAGAGCACCCGACCGCCGCTGGTCGTAAAAAGAAAAGCAAAGACATTATGTGGGCAAAAGATACCAAAGGCGCGAAAAGACGGAAATTGAAAAAACAGCCCCCGCCATGGAGGCAATAA